The genomic stretch GCATCAAAGTTCTTTCTCATCTCAAAACCATACCCGGCAAGATAGGTCTGAAAGGCAGGTGCAGAGATCTTGTTTCTTGCCAGTACTCTTGAAGAATCCTCCCTGGAGAGATTGATCTTCAATAGAGAAGCGCACTTTAAAATCATATCTGGTATGTAAACATGGAAATCTTTCACCCCTGCGGAAATTCTGGTATCCATTTTCAGCGGTTCGTCTTTACCCGTAGCCCAGATTATTCTGGAGCTGAGGAAAACCGAGTCATCTCTGATGTGATAACTGCCGCCAATAAGCACATCCCAGCCCCATCTGTTTCTGTGCGCAGTAATAAGACTATCGGAGTCTAAATCGTATCCTGTTGAATCAACCTGAAAGAGATAGAGCGGATCCCATATCTGCAGACCGCTCTTCTGGCCCATTTTATTGAAGAATGCTTCAGGGAAAGCAGATCCTATCCAGTCATAAAGCGGCAAATCTGTTTGATTTTTAAATGGAAAAACAGCAATGCTCAATTGTGCAGCAGAGGCAAGTTGAAGAAAAGATAACAGTAGAAGAGCCGTTCGCTTCATTTTAAGGATAGGCCCGCCCGCACCTTAATGGTCTGATTACTTAAATTTAGAAATTATATAAGTAATATGTAATAATAAGATATTGGCCATCATGTAACAAGGTTTTTCCAGAAAAAGGCGCCGTTTCAGTTAAGTTACAATTATTAGATAAAGTAAATTAATTACATTCCAGAGAACTGTTTTGGCAATCAGATTGACCTGTTGACAGTAAAATAGTATTTTTTGTGTTTTGTCCAAGAGATTAACTCACAATTTTAAGGAGAGATTTTCATGCAGCGACATAAGTCTGTAGAGAAGCGTGCCCGCAAAAACGTAGTAGAGAATCAGGTAAATCGTCAGGGACGGTCGCGTATTAAAACTGCTGTTAATAAAGTTTTACACTCCAAGGACAAGAAAAGCGCTCAGGAGGCCCTGAAAAATGCCGTTTCAGTTCTGGATAAAAGTGTCAAAAGCGGCCTGATTCATATAAATAAAGCAGCTAATAAGAAATCTACTCTTTCCAGAATAGTAAACAAACTGGAAAAATAGCTAAAGCGAAGCAGCGCCATCCCAGGAACGGTGCTGCTGCCCTGTTCACCCTGCTTTCGGTTCATTGCTGCAAATAGTTATTTTTTATTTTTGATT from Fibrobacter sp. encodes the following:
- the rpsT gene encoding 30S ribosomal protein S20; this encodes MQRHKSVEKRARKNVVENQVNRQGRSRIKTAVNKVLHSKDKKSAQEALKNAVSVLDKSVKSGLIHINKAANKKSTLSRIVNKLEK